Part of the Kordiimonas pumila genome is shown below.
TTATGCGCTGAACTTACCTGACTGGGCGATTGTCTTGACACTATTTTGGGTTATTATGGTTGGAACAATTTGGATGCTACGAGTTTTTAAGGCAACGCTTGTTGCTTTGCAGTTTTTTCATGATGCGCATGAAGGCTCAATCAATAGCGAGGATGATAGCTAGATGTTTCGCCCCGGCATACCTCTGACTATTTGTACTGTTATTGCCTTGGTTCTTTTGGCGCTTTTGGGAACATGGCAAGCTGGAAAAGTTGGCCCAAAAACAGCGTTGCTTGCTAAGATACAGACGAACATGACCACATCACCTGAACAGTTGCCTGTTAATATTAGGGAACCTAAAAAGCTCGCTTATAGACATATGTTGTTTACGGGTGAGCGGATAGCAGAGCCAATCAGGGTTTTTGGTACGAATCAGCGCGGTGAGAGTGGGTACAACCTCTATGCCCCTGTTCGCAGGGATACTGGCAAAATCGTTATTGTTAATTTTGGCTGGATACCGCTTAGCATGAAAGCCACGCCAAGTTTACCCATGGATAGACTTCTTTATGCAGGAGTGGTTCTTGAAAATGGGGCAAGCGGTAGTATGACACCGGCAAACAATCCAGCCGAAAATATTTGGTATACTTCTGAGGTAAACGAAATAGCTGCATATTTTGGTTTTGCTGAGGGCGACTATTATGAAATTCGTTTTTTTAGAGATCATGTAGACTCAGATGGGGGATATCCACTTGGCGGTCAAGTTAGGGTTGATATTCCCAATAACCATTTCCAATATGCTTTAACTTGGTATGGCTTAGCTTTAGCACTGATAGGTGTTTATGTTGTCTTTGGGCTAAAAAGAGCCAAAGAAAAGCCCTGAGGCCTTGCATATTCCTAGATGTACACTTATGAATGTGCCGCCTATTTAACATGAAATCGAGTAAAAGCTGTGAAATATATCTCTACACGCGGTCAGGCTGAAAGTCTGGATTTTGAAGGTGTCACGCTAACAGGGCTTGCCCGTGATGGAGGCCTGTATGTACCTGAAATATTGCCGAAGTTTAGTGCAGATAAAATTCGCGCGATGCGGGGCAAGTCTTATGCCGAAATCGCATTTGAAGTTATTCAGCCATTTGTTGTTGGATCGGTTTCTGATGCAGACCTGAAGCGTATGCTGGAGACAACATACGGTAATGCCTTTAGACATGCTGCTGTTGCGCCGCTTGTGCAGCTTGACACCAATGAGTGGCTTTTGGAGCTCTTTCATGGCCCGACACTTGCGTTTAAAGATTTTGCCCTACAATTGTTGGGGCGCTTTTTTGACCATTTCACAGCTAAGCGCGACCAGAAATTAACAATTCTTGGTGCGACATCAGGGGATACTGGTTCTGCCGCTATTGAGGGGTGTAGGGGGAGAAAGAATGTTTCTATTTTTATGCTGCACCCTAAAGGGCGGGTGTCGGATGTGCAGCGCAAGCAAATGACAACGGTCCTTGAGCCTAACGTCGTGAATATTGCGGTAGAAGGCACTTTTGACGATTGTCAGGCACTGGTAAAAGCGTGTTTCAATGACCTTAGTTTCCGCGATGAAGTGGGTTTAACAGCTGTTAATTCTATTAACTGGGCGCGTGTCATGGCGCAGGTTGTATATTATTTTACGTCAGCTGTGTCATTAGGGGCACCAGACAGGGCGGTATCCTATTCTGTTCCAACCGGTAATTTTGGTGATATTTTTGCGGGATATATTGCAAAGGGCATGGGGCTTCCTGTTCACACTTTGGCCATTGCAACTAACAGCAATGACATATTGGCAAGAACACTTGAAACCGGCAGCTACTCATCA
Proteins encoded:
- a CDS encoding SURF1 family protein, whose product is MFRPGIPLTICTVIALVLLALLGTWQAGKVGPKTALLAKIQTNMTTSPEQLPVNIREPKKLAYRHMLFTGERIAEPIRVFGTNQRGESGYNLYAPVRRDTGKIVIVNFGWIPLSMKATPSLPMDRLLYAGVVLENGASGSMTPANNPAENIWYTSEVNEIAAYFGFAEGDYYEIRFFRDHVDSDGGYPLGGQVRVDIPNNHFQYALTWYGLALALIGVYVVFGLKRAKEKP
- the thrC gene encoding threonine synthase, translated to MKYISTRGQAESLDFEGVTLTGLARDGGLYVPEILPKFSADKIRAMRGKSYAEIAFEVIQPFVVGSVSDADLKRMLETTYGNAFRHAAVAPLVQLDTNEWLLELFHGPTLAFKDFALQLLGRFFDHFTAKRDQKLTILGATSGDTGSAAIEGCRGRKNVSIFMLHPKGRVSDVQRKQMTTVLEPNVVNIAVEGTFDDCQALVKACFNDLSFRDEVGLTAVNSINWARVMAQVVYYFTSAVSLGAPDRAVSYSVPTGNFGDIFAGYIAKGMGLPVHTLAIATNSNDILARTLETGSYSSGVTSATLSPSMDIQVSSNFERLLFDLSGRNGEQVRTYMETFQNEKSFTLAPEHLELLRAGFVAGRVDDAMTKAAMRRYQQKSGYIADPHTAVGLDVANRYLPKGAVPVVALSTAHPVKFGTAVEEACGITPTLPDHMADLFEREERFETLPNDIKALQARVLSGGSR